The following proteins come from a genomic window of Musa acuminata AAA Group cultivar baxijiao chromosome BXJ1-7, Cavendish_Baxijiao_AAA, whole genome shotgun sequence:
- the LOC135678786 gene encoding protein trichome birefringence-like 37: MISVVVLLMPSMAMACNVFNGSWLYDESYPLYDSWSCPFIHGDFDCLRFGRPDTSYLKFRWQPAGPCHLPRFDGVDLMKRLEGKKIMFVGDSLSVNQYDSLLCLLHAASPNSTFIRSQHDFLWGVVFEEYNVTVMYYMSHYLVDVVVEKIGRVLNLDTIRSGADWLIADVLIFNTWHWWPATGVHQQWDYVRDGNRTLKDMDRTAAFSKAVSTWANWVDSNVNPSTTRVFFQGISPVHIGGEEWGENGSTCEGQTEPSNPSAYYAGPVPQEAIVKKLLSNMTKPVYLFDISYLSQLRKDAHPSKYNGVNSTNDCSHWCIAGLPDTWNQLLYAALIHRI, encoded by the exons ATGATCAGTGTTGTTGTGCTGCTGATGCCCTCCATGGCCATGGCCTGCAACGTATTCAACGGGAGTTGGCTCTACGACGAGTCGTACCCGCTCTACGATTCATGGAGTTGCCCCTTCATTCACGGCGACTTCGACTGCCTCCGCTTCGGCCGCCCCGACACATCCTACCTCAAGTTCCGGTGGCAGCCCGCCGGCCCATGCCACCTTCCGAG GTTTGATGGTGTGGACTTGATGAAGAGGTTGGAAGGGAAGAAGATAATGTTCGTGGGAGACTCATTGAGTGTGAATCAGTATGATTCGTTGCTGTGTTTGCTCCATGCGGCTTCCCCCAACTCCACCTTCATCAGATCACAACATGACTTCCTCTGGGGAGTCGTTTTTGAG GAATACAACGTGACAGTGATGTACTACATGTCGCATTACTTGGTGGACGTGGTGGTGGAGAAGATTGGGCGAGTGCTAAATCTGGACACCATAAGAAGTGGGGCCGACTGGCTCATCGCAGACGTGCTCATATTCAACACGTGGCACTGGTGGCCGGCCACCGGCGTCCATCAACA ATGGGACTACGTGCGAGATGGCAACCGGACACTGAAGGACATGGACAGGACTGCGGCCTTCTCCAAAGCAGTGTCGACCTGGGCCAACTGGGTCGACTCAAACGTCAACCCTTCCACCACCCGAGTCTTCTTCCAAGGGATCTCCCCGGTTCACATCGG CGGAGAAGAGTGGGGTGAGAATGGAAGCACCTGTGAAGGACAAACAGAGCCATCGAATCCATCAGCATACTACGCAGGTCCAGTTCCACAGGAAGCCATAGTGAAGAAGCTGTTGAGTAACATGACGAAGCCAGTGTACCTGTTTGACATCAGCTATCTCTCGCAGCTTCGGAAGGATGCTCACCCATCCAAGTATAATGGCGTCAACTCTACGAATGATTGCAGCCATTGGTGTATTGCTGGCCTACCCGATACCTGGAACCAGCTACTGTATGCAGCTCTTATCCATCGTATATGA
- the LOC135680157 gene encoding protein trichome birefringence-like 38, with protein sequence MGTMIGVMLLLVFVMASAWGVGAHCDLYNGRWVEDESYPLYDSRSCPFVRKEFDCLRYGRPDTKYLKFRWEPAGTCDLPRFDGVKLMRTLGGKKVMFVGDSLTLNQYLSFLCLLHAAVPNATLSFSSDNRSLSAVTFEDYNVTVMYYNSHYLVDIVKENIGRVLKLDSVQIGGSIWLTADVLVFNTWHWWLSTGSRQEWDYMRDGHRTVKNMNRTVAFSKALATWANWVDSSINSSTTRVFFQGISPAHYKGTEWGRNGGTCKGETEPSSPSAYYGGPIPEEAIVKQQLSNMSKPVYLFDISYLSQLRKDAHPSKYNGINFRNDCSHWCVGGLPDTWNLLLYAALVHSI encoded by the exons ATGGGAACCATGATCGGTGTGATGCTGCTGCTGGTGTTCGTGATGGCCTCGGCGTGGGGCGTGGGAGCCCACTGCGATTTGTACAACGGGAGATGGGTGGAGGACGAGTCGTACCCGCTCTACGATTCGCGGAGTTGCCCCTTCGTTCGCAAGGAGTTCGACTGCCTGCGCTACGGCCGGCCCGACACCAAGTACCTCAAGTTCCGGTGGGAGCCCGCTGGGACATGTGATCTCCCCAG GTTTGATGGTGTGAAGCTGATGAGGACGTTGGGAGGGAAGAAGGTGATGTTTGTGGGAGACTCATTGACTTTGAATCAGTACCTTTCGTTCCTGTGTTTGCTCCATGCGGCTGTGCCCAACGCcaccctctccttctcctccgatAATCGCTCCCTCTCTGCAGTAACATTTGAG GATTACAACGTTACGGTGATGTACTACAACTCTCATTACTTGGTGGACATCGTGAAAGAGAACATAGGACGTGTCCTAAAGCTGGACTCCGTACAAATTGGTGGATCCATCTGGCTCACCGCCGATGTGCTCGTCTTCAACACATGGCACTGGTGGCTATCCACAGGATCCCGTCAAGA GTGGGACTACATGAGAGATGGCCACCGGACAGTGAAGAACATGAACAGGACTGTGGCCTTCTCCAAAGCATTGGCGACCTGGGCAAACTGGGTAGACTCGAGCATCAATTCATCCACTACGCGAGTGTTCTTCCAAGGGATCTCACCAGCCCATTACAA AGGAACAGAGTGGGGCAGGAATGGTGGCACCTGTAAAGGAGAAACAGAGCCGTCGAGTCCATCTGCATATTACGGAGGTCCGATTCCGGAAGAAGCCATAGTGAAGCAGCAGCTGAGCAACATGTCGAAGCCTGTGTACCTGTTCGACATTAGCTATCTCTCGCAGCTTCGGAAGGATGCTCATCCATCCAAGTATAATGGCATCAACTTCCGCAACGATTGCAGCCATTGGTGCGTTGGTGGCCTGCCAGACACATGGAACCTGCTCCTATACGCAGCTCTTGTCCATTCCATATGA
- the LOC135679933 gene encoding protein trichome birefringence-like 38, producing MGTMIGVMLLLVFVMASAWGVGARCDLYNGSWVEDESYPLYDSRSCPFGRKEFDCLRYGRPDTKYLKFRWEPAGTCNLPRFDGVKLMRTLGGKKVMFVGDSLTLNQYISFLCLLHAAVPNATLSFSSDNRSLSAVTFEDYNVTVMYYKSHYLVDIVNENIGRVLKLDSVQIGGSIWLTADVLVFNTWRWWLSTGSRQEWDYMQNGDRTVKDMNRTVAFSRALATWANWVDSSINSSTTRVFFQGISPDHYRGTEWGEKGSTCEGETDPSSPSAYHGGPIPQVAIVKQQLSKMSKPVYLFDISYLSQLRKDAHPSKYNGVKFRIDCTHWCVGGLPDTWNLLLYAALVHSI from the exons ATGGGAACCATGATCGGTGTGATGCTGCTGCTGGTGTTCGTGATGGCCTCGGCGTGGGGCGTAGGAGCCCGCTGCGATTTGTACAACGGGAGCTGGGTGGAGGACGAGTCGTACCCGCTCTACGATTCGCGGAGTTGCCCCTTCGGTCGCAAGGAGTTCGACTGCCTGCGCTACGGCCGGCCCGACACCAAGTACCTCAAGTTCCGGTGGGAGCCCGCCGGGACATGTAATCTCCCCAG GTTTGATGGTGTGAAGCTGATGAGGACGTTGGGAGGGAAGAAGGTGATGTTTGTGGGAGACTCATTGACTTTGAATCAGTACATTTCGTTCCTGTGTTTGCTCCATGCGGCTGTGCCCAACGCcaccctctccttctcctccgatAATCGCTCCCTCTCTGCAGTAACATTTGAG GATTACAACGTTACGGTGATGTACTACAAGTCTCATTACTTGGTGGACATCGTGAACGAGAACATAGGACGTGTCCTAAAGCTGGACTCCGTACAAATTGGTGGATCCATCTGGCTCACCGCCGACGTGCTCGTCTTCAACACTTGGCGCTGGTGGCTATCCACGGGATCCCGCCAAGA GTGGGACTACATGCAAAATGGCGACCGGACAGTGAAGGACATGAACAGGACCGTGGCCTTCTCCAGAGCATTGGCTACCTGGGCAAACTGGGTAGACTCGAGCATCAATTCATCCACTACGCGAGTGTTCTTCCAAGGGATCTCACCAGACCATTACAG AGGAACAGAGTGGGGCGAGAAGGGAAGCACCTGTGAAGGAGAAACAGATCCGTCGAGTCCATCTGCATACCACGGAGGTCCGATTCCACAAGTAGCCATAGTGAAGCAGCAGCTGAGCAAAATGTCGAAGCCTGTGTACCTGTTCGACATTAGCTATCTCTCGCAGCTTCGGAAGGATGCTCATCCATCCAAGTATAATGGCGTCAAATTCCGCATCGATTGCACCCATTGGTGCGTTGGTGGCCTGCCAGACACATGGAACCTGCTCCTATACGCAGCTCTTGTCCATTCCATATGA
- the LOC135678787 gene encoding probable beta-1,3-galactosyltransferase 14, which produces MPKSPKVFRTGPLPSPLLSRFRRISSSSSAFSLFCLIFGLAGFLFGAISISRPARSCPGLEPRSVSVVWDRGGGTGSGTPERHKVMAFVGIQTGFGSVGRRRSIRQTWLPSDRPGLLRLEEATGLAFRFIIGKTKDKSKMAALQREVDEYDDFMLLNIEEEYSNLPHKTLVFFKAAFALYDSDFYVKADDDIYLRPDRLSLLLAKDRPNPQTYLGCMKKGPVFTDPNLKWYEPLAYLLGKEYFLHAYGPIYALSADVVSSLVALRNNSFRMFSNEDVTIGSWMLAMNVNHENIHALCEPDCTSSSIAVWDIPKCSGLCNPEVKMLELHKREICSGGLASSDR; this is translated from the exons ATGCCGAAATCGCCCAAGGTCTTCCGCACTGGCCCGCTGCCGTCCCCTCTGCTCTCCCGCTTCCGgcgcatctcctcctcctcctccgcgttCTCCCTCTTTTGCCTGATCTTTGGCCTCGCCGGATTCCTCTTCGGTGCCATCTCCATATCCAGGCCCGCCCGCAGCTGCCCCGGTCTCGAGCCCAGATCGGTCTCCGTCGTGTGGGACCGCGGCGGCGGGACCGGTAGCGGGACGCCGGAGCGGCACAAGGTGATGGCTTTCGTCGGGATCCAGACGGGGTTCGGATCCGTCGGCCGGCGCAGATCTATCAGGCAGACGTGGTTGCCCTCCGATCGCCCAGGTCTCCTTCG CTTGGAAGAAGCGACCGGTTTGGCTTTTAGATTTATTATCGGGAAGACCAAAGATAAATCGAAAATGGCGGCGCTTCAACGAGAGGTGGATGAATACGACGATTTCATGCTTTTAAATATCGAGGAAGAGTACAGCAATCTTCCACATAAAAC GTTAGTTTTCTTCAAAGCAGCCTTTGCATTATATGATTCCGATTTCTACGTTAAAGCTGATGACGACATTTATCTAAGGCCAG ATCGTCTCTCACTGCTTCTGGCAAAAGATCGACCAAACCCTCAAACTTATCTTGGATGCATGAAGAAGGGGCCTGTATTTACTGACCCAAACCTCAAATG GTATGAACCACTAGCATACTTGCTCGGAAAGGAATATTTTCTGCATGCTTATGGTCCTATATATGCACTTTCAGCAGATGTAGTTTCAAGCTTGGTTGCACTGAGAAACAACAG TTTCCGAATGTTCAGCAATGAGGATGTCACTATAGGATCCTGGATGCTTGCAATGAATGTCAACCATGAGAACATCCATGCTCTCTGCGAACCTGACtgcacttcatcatcaattgccgTTTGGGACATTCCAAAGTGCTCAG GTCTCTGTAACCCAGAAGTGAAGATGTTAGAGCTCCATAAAAGGGAGATATGTTCTGGCGGTTTGGCATCCTCAGATAGATGA